The following is a genomic window from Verrucosispora sp. WMMD573.
GGCGACCACAACTGCAAGATCGGCGAGGTCTGGCGGGCAGTTGTCGGGGTGCCGGGCGGTGGGGTCCGTGGCAGGCTGTCCGGCGTGAAGATCTACGCTGATCGTTTCCCGACCGCGCTGCGACAGCTGCTCACCGATCTGCTCGTCATCGCCTGGGTGTACGCGACGATCCGAGGTGCGCTGTGGCTGCACGATCTGGTGCAGAAACTCGCCGTACCCGGGCAGAAGCTGGAAGGGGCGGGCGGCGGACTTGCCGACAACCTCGCCGAGGCCGGCGGCAAGGTCGGCCGGGTGCCGTTGGTCGGCGACGAGCTGACCGCCCCCTTCGAAAGGGCGGCCGGCGCCGCCCGCTCGCTTGCCGAGGCCGGCCGCGACCAGCAGGAGTTGGTCGACCAGTTGGCGTTGGCACTGGCCATCGGGCTGCTGATCGTGCCACTCGGGTTGGTGGTGTTCGGCTGGCTGCCGCTGCGGGTGCGCTGGATGCGCCGGGCCGGCTCGGCGGCGGCGCTGGCCGCCGCACCCGCCGGCCGGGATCTGCTGGCCCTGCGCGCCCTGGCCGGCCAACCGCTGCGCAAGCTCACCCGGATCGCCCCCGACGTCGCCGAGGCCTGGCGCCGAGGCGACGACACGACGGTCGATGCCCTGGCCGCCCTCGAACTCCGCCGCCTAGGCCTCCGCGACCCCCAATCCCCCTAACCCCCACACACCCCCCTCCCACCCGCACACCCACCCACCCACCCCCTCCCCCACCCCGGCCTGGTCGATCATGAAGTTGTTGTCATCGACTTCGGCGTGTCGCGACTACAACTTCATGATCGACCGGGCTGGGGGGTGGGTGGGTGGGGGTGTCAGGGGTGGGGGTGGGGGTGGGGGTGTCAGGGGGTGGGGGGTGGGGGGAGGTGGCGGCGGGCGGTGGTGGTGGCCGTGGAGGGGCCTGGGGTCCAGGGGGCCACCCAGGGGAGGTCGGTGGGCGGGGTGATGACGCCGTCCTCCAGAGCGGCGTAGCGGCCGGCGAGGATCCGCTTGGCGGCCCTCACGTCGATCGAGTCGGTGTTCTCCCACAGGGCGGTGAACAGGGCATCCACCCGGACCCGGGCCTGCCGGCAGAACAGGTCGGCCAGCTCGACGTTCTCCGGTCGGGTGTCGCGCTCGGCGTGGGCGCGTACGCAGACCGCGCTCATCGCGAACAACTCCGCGCCGATGTCCACCACCCGGCCCAGGAACGCCTGCTTGCGCTCCATCTTTCCCTGCCAGCGGGACATCGCGTAGAAGGTGGAGCGGGCCAGCTTCCGACTGGCGCGTTCCACCTGACGCAGGTGCCCGGCGAGCGGACCGAACTCGCCGTACCCGGTGGGCTGCTGCCCCTTGCCGACCGCGAGAGTCGGCAGCCATCGCGCGTAGAACGCGCCCGCCCGGGCGCCGGCCTTTGCCTTGCGGGCGAGCCCGGCGTCGGGGTCGATGATGTCGCCCGCCACCGACAGGTGGGCGTCCACCGCCTCCCGCGCGATGAGCAGGTGCATGATTTCCGTGGAGCCTTCGAAGATCCGGTTGATCCGCAGGTCGCGGAGCATCTGCTCGACTGCGGCCGGACGTTCGCCCCGGGCGGTGAGCGATTCGGCCGTCTCGTATCCACGGCCACCGCGGATCTGGACCAGTTCGTCGGCGACCCGCCACGCCATCTCGCTGGCGTACAGCTTGACCAGCGCCGCCTCGATCCGGATGTCGTTGCGGTCGTCGTCGGCGAGCAGGCAGCAGAGGTCGAGCATGGTCTCCATGCCGTACGTGGTCGCGGCGATGAAGGAGAGCTTCTGGGCGACCGCCTCGTGCTCACCCACCGGCCGGCCCCATTGGACCCGCTCCGCCGACCACTCCCGGGCCACGTTCAGCGCCCACTTGCCGGCGCCGACGCACATTGCCGGCAGCGACAACCGACCCGTGGTCAGCGTGCTCAGGGCGATCCGCAGGCCCTTGCCCTCGCCACCGATGACGTTCTCCTTCGGTACGAAGACGTCGTGGAAGCGGGTGAGACTGTTCTCCAGTCCACGCAGGCCGAGGAAGGCGTTGCGCCGCTCCACCGTGATGCCCTCGGCGTCGCCGTCGACCACGAAGGCGGTGATGCCGCCGCGACGCCCCTCGGCCTTGGGCACCCGGGCCATCACCACGAGTTGGGTGGCCACGGTGCCGTTGGTGGCCCACAGCTTCACGCCGTTGATCCGGTAGCCGGCGCCGTCCGGCGTCGGTTCGGCGGTGGTCGCCAGGCGGGCCGGGTCGGAGCCGACGTCCGGCTCGGTCAGCAGAAACGCGGAGACCTCCCCGGCGGCCAGCCGGGGCAGGAAACGACGCCTCTGCTCCTCGCTGCCGAACATCTTCAGCGGCTGCGGTACGCCGATCGACTGGTGTGCCGACAGCAACGCGCCGATCGCCGGGCTGACCGAGCCGGCCAGCATCAACGCCCGGCAGTAGTGCAGGTTGCTCAGGCCCAGCCCGCCGTACTCCCGACCGATCTTCATCCCGAAGGCACCCAGCCGGGCCAGCCCCTGGAACACCTCGTCGGGGATCCGCGCATCGCGTTCGATCGCCGCACCGTCCACCTCGGTGGCGACGTAATCGCGGAGCCGGCCGAGGAACTCCTCGGCGCGAGCCTGTTCCTCCGGATCCGGTCGCGGCCACGGATCGATCAGGTCGAGCCGCAGCCGGCCCAGGAAGAGTTCCTTGCCGAAGCTGGGCCGGTCCCAGGTGGTCTGACGGGCCGCCTCGGCGACCTGACGCGCCTCCTTCTCGGACACCTGGCCCGACGCGTCCGGCGCGGTCACCTGGCCCGGCGCGTCCGGCGCGGGGTCGGCGTTGCGGCTGTCGGTGGCTGACGGACGGTGGTTCTCGGCGATGGCCACGGCAAACCCCCGGGGGCTCGATCCGGACAGTCGGACTGTTCCGCCTGTTCAGCAGGCTACCCGCGTTTGTTACCCAAAGGTAGCCACGGATATCCGCAGCGGCGACCGGCTCAGCCCTGGTTCAGGCCGCTCGGGTCCTCGTCGTCGTCGATGTCGTCCTCACCCCAGTTGCGACGGGCGAACGGCAAGAAGATCCAGAAGGTCAGGAACCACAGGCCGGCGATACCGCTGAGCAGGAAGGCGACCGGTCGGGCGAGCACGAAATCGGTGATCAGCAGCACCGAACTCACCATCGCGACCAGCATGAAGCCGAGACCGCCGCTGGCCATCCGGTGGGCGAAGCGCACCAGTTCCGGTTTGCGGCCCTGCCGGAAGAGCGCCCGGTGGAACGCCACCGGTGAGATGATCATCGCGGTGGCGCCGGCCGCGGCCAGCAGCGCGACGATGTAGACGTCCCGCTGAAACTGGGTGGTGTCGTCGAAGCCGGCGCTGAACGGCAGGGTCAGCAGGAAGGCGAAGAGGATCTGCACGCCGGTCTGCGCGACCCGCAATTCCTGTAGCAGGTCGGCGAAGTTGCGCTGCCACCGCTGCTTCTCGGTTTCCTTTGACACTGCGAACCTCCGGGGCTCCGCCGGCCCTCGCCGCCGGCGGTCACGCTGATGCCCCGTCGGGCGCGACCCGAAACCCGTTCAGGATCCCCCGTGCCCGCTCTCCGACCGCTCAAACCGCCGGGCGCACCCGGGCCAGGATCGCCTCGGCCAGCGCCGTCGGCGCCTCGTCCGGGATCCAGTGGGTGATCCCGGCAAGTTCGACGAATCGAAAATCCCCGGTCACGTGAGCGGCGCACGCCTGCGCGGCGACCCGTCCGATGGCGACGTCACCGTCGCTCCAGACGAAGGTGGTGGGCACCGGCACCGGGCCGATCGCCGCCAGATCGGCCTTCGACATCGCCCGGTACCAGTTCAACGCGGCGGTCAACGCACCCGGCTCACGCATCGGATCGGCGTACGCGGCCACCCGGGCGGCGTCGCCGACGCCATGCAGTAGCCGCCGCAGCCCGGCCGCACCGAGCGCCAGCAACGTCTTCTCCGCCACCCCCGGCTTCCGGAACAGCAGCATGTACGCCGAGCGCGCCTTCTGCTGCGGGTCGTGTGTCAGCGCGTACGCCATGGCCGCCGGATGCGGCACGGAGACCGCGGTCAGGGTCCGTACCCGGTCCGGGTGGGTGGCGGCCAGCGCCCACCCGACGACCGCACCCCAGTCGTGCCCGACCACGTGGGCGGCGGGCACCCCGAGGGCGTCCAGCACCGCCGCCGCGTCGGCGACCAGTTCCCCCAGCCGGTACGCCTCGACCTGGGTGGGTCGGGCCTGCGGCGAGTAGCCCCGCTGGTTCAGCGCGTAGCTGTGCAGACCAGCGGCGTGCAGCGCCGGCAGCACCCCACCCCACTCGCCCGAGTGCTGCGGGAAACCGTGCAGCAGCAGCACCGGTTCGCCCTGCTCTGGACCGCCGGTGGCGACGTCGAACCGCAGACCTCGGGCATCGATACGCATGCCGGCAGCCTACCGACGACCCGACGCCGGCTCACAGAGGCGATACCGGGTCAGAGATCAACAGGGCGGCTCGGCCAGCGGCTCCATCCGGTTCCATCCGATCCAGCCTCGTTCGCGCAACAGCTCCTTCAGCCGTTGTATCCGGGGGTCGGACTCCTCGGCGAGCGCGTCCAGCAGGTCGTGCGGCATCTCGTCGTAAGACTCGTTGCTGACGTTCAGCTCGCCCGCGGCGTACGCCTGCTCGGCCAGGCAGGCCATGATGTCGGCGGCCTCCGCAAGTCGTGGATCGTCGTCGACGTCGCCGTCGAAGACCTCGGACAGCACCCGGTAGAGCCGGACGATCCGCGGGTCGTCGAGCTGCGCGAGTTTGCCGGGCATGAACTCGCGGACGCTGTCGGGCCAGCGAGCGGCGACCAGGATCCAACCGTCCCGTTCACCCGCCACCACCCGCTCGGACGCACCGATCTCCCGAAGCCGATGAAGGTAGGCGGTCACCTCCGGGGGGAGCGTCAGGCCGTCGCCGGCCGCGAGCTGCGCGATCTGCCGACGGCTGGTCTCAAGCCGTTCGATCTCATCCCGGAGGTGACTGTCGATCCTGTGGATCGCCTCCGTGAAGGTCACCGCGTCGGCTTCGAGTAGCTGATCGATCCGGGACAGCGGCACCCCGGCGTTGGCGAGAGTGCGGATCTTGATGAGCGACACGGCCGCCGTCGCGCCGTACCGCCGGTAACCCGAGGCGTCCCGCTCCGGCTCGGGCAGCAGCCCGATCTGGTGATAGTGCCGCACCGTCCGCACCGTGACACCGGCGTACGCGGCCAGTTGACCAATCGTCAGCATGCCCCGATCCTGCCGTCAGCTCGCCCGGTCCGGTCGGTGCCGACTCACGCGATCCTCCGCCGGTAGTAGATCGTGGCGGCCAGGTAGGCGACGACGAGGATGCCGAGACACCAGGCGAGTGCGGTCCAGATGTCGGAGCCGACGGGCTGCTGGGCGAACAGGTCCCGGATCGTGTTGACGATGGCGGTCACCGGTTGGTGCTCGGCGAAGGCCCGTACCGGGCCGGGCATGGTGTCGGTGGGCACGAAGGCCGAGCTGACGAACGGCAGGAAGATCAGCGGGTAGGAGAAAGCGCCCGCGCCGTCCACCGACTTCGCGGTGAGGCCCGGGATCACCGCAAGCCAGGTCAGCGCGAGGGTGAGCAGGGCCAGCATGCCTGCCGCCGCGAGCCAACCAAGCACATCCGTCCCCGGGCGGAAGCCCATGAGCAGGGCTACGCCGACGACGACCACGAGTGAGATCAGGTTGGCGACCATCGAGGTCAGGACGTGCGCCCACAACACGGCGGATCGCGCGATGGGCATCGACTGGAACCGCCCGAAGATGCCGCCCTGCATGTCCTGGAAGAGCCGGAACGCGGTGTAGGAGATACCCGAGGCGATCGTGATGACCAGGATGCCGGGGAGCAGGTAGTTCACGTACGAGTCGGACCCGGTCTCGATCGCACCACCGAAGACGTAGACGAACAGCAGCATGAAAGCGATCGGCATGATCGCGGTGGTGATGATGGTGTCCGGGCTGCGGAGGATGTGCCGCAGCGAACGCCCCAGGAGCACCGTGGTGTCGCCGAGGAAGTGCTTGTTCATCGCTGTTCCTTGTCCGTGCCGGCGCCGACGAGGGTGAGGAAGATGTCTTCGAGGCTCGGCTGCTTCTCGACGTACTCGACCTCAGCGGGTGGCAGGACCCGCCTCAGCTCTTCGAGGGTGCCGTCCACGATGATCCGGCCCTCGTGGAGGATCGCGATCCGGTCGGCGAGGTTTTCCGCCTCGTCGAGATACTGGGTGGTGAGCAGCACGGTCGTGCCGCCCTGAGCGAGTTCGTTGACGGCGTGCCACACCTCAAGGCGCGCCTGCGGGTCCAGCCCGGTGGTCGGCTCGTCGAGGAAGACGACCGGCGGGTTCCCGATCAGGCTCATCGCGATGTCCAACCGGCGGCGCATGCCCCCGGAGTACGTCGCCACCCTCCGGTCGCCCGCCTCGGTCAACGAGAAGCGCTTCAGCAGCTCGTCCGCGATCGCGCCGGGGGCCTTGAGGTGCCGCAGCCTGGCGACCAGGACGAGGTTCTCACGCCCGGTGAGGATCTCGTCGACCGCCGCGAACTGCCCGGTGAGGCTGATGGACTCGCGTACCTCGGCGGCCTGGG
Proteins encoded in this region:
- a CDS encoding ABC transporter permease, which translates into the protein MNKHFLGDTTVLLGRSLRHILRSPDTIITTAIMPIAFMLLFVYVFGGAIETGSDSYVNYLLPGILVITIASGISYTAFRLFQDMQGGIFGRFQSMPIARSAVLWAHVLTSMVANLISLVVVVGVALLMGFRPGTDVLGWLAAAGMLALLTLALTWLAVIPGLTAKSVDGAGAFSYPLIFLPFVSSAFVPTDTMPGPVRAFAEHQPVTAIVNTIRDLFAQQPVGSDIWTALAWCLGILVVAYLAATIYYRRRIA
- a CDS encoding MerR family transcriptional regulator, with the protein product MLTIGQLAAYAGVTVRTVRHYHQIGLLPEPERDASGYRRYGATAAVSLIKIRTLANAGVPLSRIDQLLEADAVTFTEAIHRIDSHLRDEIERLETSRRQIAQLAAGDGLTLPPEVTAYLHRLREIGASERVVAGERDGWILVAARWPDSVREFMPGKLAQLDDPRIVRLYRVLSEVFDGDVDDDPRLAEAADIMACLAEQAYAAGELNVSNESYDEMPHDLLDALAEESDPRIQRLKELLRERGWIGWNRMEPLAEPPC
- a CDS encoding alpha/beta fold hydrolase, which translates into the protein MRIDARGLRFDVATGGPEQGEPVLLLHGFPQHSGEWGGVLPALHAAGLHSYALNQRGYSPQARPTQVEAYRLGELVADAAAVLDALGVPAAHVVGHDWGAVVGWALAATHPDRVRTLTAVSVPHPAAMAYALTHDPQQKARSAYMLLFRKPGVAEKTLLALGAAGLRRLLHGVGDAARVAAYADPMREPGALTAALNWYRAMSKADLAAIGPVPVPTTFVWSDGDVAIGRVAAQACAAHVTGDFRFVELAGITHWIPDEAPTALAEAILARVRPAV
- a CDS encoding acyl-CoA dehydrogenase family protein; amino-acid sequence: MTAPDASGQVSEKEARQVAEAARQTTWDRPSFGKELFLGRLRLDLIDPWPRPDPEEQARAEEFLGRLRDYVATEVDGAAIERDARIPDEVFQGLARLGAFGMKIGREYGGLGLSNLHYCRALMLAGSVSPAIGALLSAHQSIGVPQPLKMFGSEEQRRRFLPRLAAGEVSAFLLTEPDVGSDPARLATTAEPTPDGAGYRINGVKLWATNGTVATQLVVMARVPKAEGRRGGITAFVVDGDAEGITVERRNAFLGLRGLENSLTRFHDVFVPKENVIGGEGKGLRIALSTLTTGRLSLPAMCVGAGKWALNVAREWSAERVQWGRPVGEHEAVAQKLSFIAATTYGMETMLDLCCLLADDDRNDIRIEAALVKLYASEMAWRVADELVQIRGGRGYETAESLTARGERPAAVEQMLRDLRINRIFEGSTEIMHLLIAREAVDAHLSVAGDIIDPDAGLARKAKAGARAGAFYARWLPTLAVGKGQQPTGYGEFGPLAGHLRQVERASRKLARSTFYAMSRWQGKMERKQAFLGRVVDIGAELFAMSAVCVRAHAERDTRPENVELADLFCRQARVRVDALFTALWENTDSIDVRAAKRILAGRYAALEDGVITPPTDLPWVAPWTPGPSTATTTARRHLPPPPTP
- a CDS encoding ATP-binding cassette domain-containing protein: MTIPATTSQSQEPAIRVRGLEKSYQKLHVLRGVDFEVARGSIFALLGSNGAGKTTVVKILSTLLKPDAGGAHVNGLDVTAQAAEVRESISLTGQFAAVDEILTGRENLVLVARLRHLKAPGAIADELLKRFSLTEAGDRRVATYSGGMRRRLDIAMSLIGNPPVVFLDEPTTGLDPQARLEVWHAVNELAQGGTTVLLTTQYLDEAENLADRIAILHEGRIIVDGTLEELRRVLPPAEVEYVEKQPSLEDIFLTLVGAGTDKEQR
- a CDS encoding DUF6328 family protein translates to MSKETEKQRWQRNFADLLQELRVAQTGVQILFAFLLTLPFSAGFDDTTQFQRDVYIVALLAAAGATAMIISPVAFHRALFRQGRKPELVRFAHRMASGGLGFMLVAMVSSVLLITDFVLARPVAFLLSGIAGLWFLTFWIFLPFARRNWGEDDIDDDEDPSGLNQG